A genomic window from Quercus lobata isolate SW786 chromosome 10, ValleyOak3.0 Primary Assembly, whole genome shotgun sequence includes:
- the LOC115965326 gene encoding receptor-like protein kinase, producing MQLVLNHLLLFLCFTASIYGYTVSGLNSDGITLLALLRHWTSVPPSITSSWNASDSSPCSWAGVECDNAHNVMSLNLSSQAISGRLGPEIGHLCQLQILVLSFNNFFGVIPKELGNCSVLEQLDLSVNNFSGEIPDRFENLQSLLSLSLYENMLIGEIPKSVFRIPHLEYVYLNNNNFNGSIPANVGNMSEVLSLSLYGNQLSGMIPSSIGNCSKLEELYLNQNQLVGILPESLNNLENLAYLSVSQNSLEGRIPLGLGNCKSLCSLDLSFNGFSGGIPPGLSNCSDLAYFVAVSSNLMGNIPSSFGLLYKLLLLHLPENHLSGKIPPELGKCKSLEGLLLYTNQLEGEIPSELGMLTELQDIELFNNRLMGEIPISIWKIPSLQYLHVYNNSLSGELPLEMTELKQLKNISLYDNQFSGVIPESLGINSSLIQLDFTNNKFTGKIPPNLCFGKQLSVLNMGQNQLQGRIPSDVGSCSTLRRLILKKNNFKGVLPEFAKNTKLLFMDISENNIGGAIPSSLGNCTNLTSIILSKNMFTGCIPLELGNLVNLQTLSLAENKLEGPLPSQLSNCVKLERFDVGFNLLNGSIPSSLRSWTGLSALILRENRFIGGVPSFLSEFKKLSELQLGGNIFGGEIPSFIGALQDLFYALNLSSNGLTGEVPLELGKLNRLLQLDVSHNNLTGTLIALEEMQSLVEVNISYNHFTGPVPQTLMKFLNSSPSSFLGNPSLCVSCLPSGGLTCTGNSNFKPCDLQSSNKKGLSRLEVAMISLGSSLALVFMLLGLVLVFLFSGRLKQEADTSAQEGSSSLLKKLMEATANLDDQYLIGRGAHGTVYTASLSPDKVFAVKKLAFSGNKGGNLSMAREIQTVGKIRHRNLVRLEEFWLRKDYGLILYRYMQNGSLHDVLHEVNPPPTLEWGVRYKIAVGTAHGLTYLHFDCDPPIVHRDIKPNNILLDSEMEPHIADFGIAKLLDQSSASTPSISVVGTFGYIAPENAYTTTKGKESDVYSYGVVLLELLTRKKALDPSFTEEMDIVSWVRSVWSNTGEIEKIVDSSLMEEFLHSDIMEQVIDVFVVALRCTEKEPSKRPTMRDVVRQLLDASTPMKSKKKQPI from the exons ATGCAGCTTGTTTTGAACCATTTATTGCTGTTTTTATGCTTCACTGCATCCATATATGGTTATACTGTCTCTGGTCTCAACTCTGATGGGATAACTTTGTTGGCACTCCTGAGGCACTGGACATCTGTGCCTCCTTCCATAACCTCAAGCTGGAATGCTTCTGATTCCTCTCCTTGCTCATGGGCAGGAGTGGAGTGTGACAATGCTCACAATGTGATGTCCCTTAACCTCTCTAGTCAGGCAATTTCAGGTCGGTTAGGACCTGAAATTGGGCACCTTTGTCAATTGCAAATCcttgttttgagttttaacaATTTCTTTGGTGTCATACCTAAAGAGTTAGGCAACTGTAGTGTTCTTGAGCAATTGGACCTGTCTGTAAACAACTTTAGTGGAGAAATACCTGATAGATTTGAAAACTTGCAGAGTTTACTGTCATTGAGCCTTTATGAAAATATGCTGATTGGTGAAATACCCAAATCCGTGTTTCGGATTCCACACTTGGAATATGTGTATCTAAACAATAACAATTTCAATGGCTCAATTCCTGCAAATGTTGGAAACATGAGTGAGGTGTTGAGTCTATCGTTATATGGTAATCAGTTATCAGGGATGATTCCTTCATCTATTGGAAATTGTAGTAAACTGGAGGAACTTTATTTGAATCAGAACCAACTGGTGGGTATTTTGCCTGAGAGTCTAAACAATCTTGAGAACCTTGCTTATTTATCAGTCAGCCAAAATAGTCTTGAGGGTAGAATTCCTTTGGGTTTGGGCAATTGCAAGAGTTTATGCTCCTTGGATTTATCGTTCAATGGTTTTAGTGGAGGTATTCCACCAGGCTTGAGCAATTGTAGTGACTTAGCATACTTCGTTGCTGTGAGTAGCAACTTAATGGGCAATATCCCATCTTCCTTTGGTCTACTATATAAGCTTTTACTACTTCACCTTCCTGAAAACCATTTGTCTGGAAAAATACCGCCTGAACTTGGCAAGTGCAAGTCCTTGGAAGGCCTACTATTGTATACAAACCAACTTGAGGGGGAAATTCCCAGTGAATTAGGGATGCTGACTGAATTGCAGGACATTGAATTGTTTAACAACCGTTTAATGGGTGAAATTCCCATTAGCATTTGGAAGATTCCGAGTCTCCAGTATCTTCATGTGTATAATAACAGCCTTTCCGGGGAGCTACCTCTGGAGATGACTGAGCTCAAACAACTTAAAAACATTTCATTGTATGACAACCAATTCTCTGGAGTTATACCTGAAAGTTTGGGGATTAATAGCAGCTTAATACAGTTGGACTTTACAAATAATAAGTTCACTGGTAAAATTCCTCCAAATCTTTGCTTTGGAAAGCAATTAAGTGTGCTGAATATGGGTCAAAATCAACTTCAAGGTCGCATACCTTCTGATGTAGGAAGCTGTTCAACTCTGCGAAGATTAATCCTCAAAAAAAACAACTTCAAAGGGGTTCTTCCAGAATTTGCCAAAAATACAAAGCTTTTATTCATGGACATCAGTGAAAATAATATTGGTGGAGCGATTCCATCAAGCCTGGGAAATTGCACCAACCTCACTTCCATTATTTTGTCCAAGAATATGTTTACAGGGTGTATACCCCTAGAGCTAGGAAACCTCGTGAATCTGCAGACATTGAGTTTGGCTGAAAACAAATTGGAAGGTCCTTTGCCATCTCAGCTATCAAATTGTGTCAAATTAGAGAGATTTGATGTGGGTTTCAATCTATTGAATGGCTCAATTCCATCTAGTTTGAGGAGTTGGACAGGTTTATCCGCATTGATTTTGAGAGAGAATCGTTTTATTGGGGGTGTCCCATCGTTCTTGTCAGAATTTAAAAAGCTCTCAGAGCTACAACTTGGTGGAAATATTTTTGGAGGAGAGATTCCTTCGTTTATTGGGGCACTGCAGGATCTATTCTATGCATTGAATCTCAGCAGTAATGGGTTGACAGGTGAAGTTCCTTTAGAGCTTGGAAAATTGAACAGGCTTCTGCAGCTGGATGTGTCTCATAACAATTTGACAGGAACTTTGATAGCTCTAGAGGAAATGCAGTCATTAGTTGAGGTCAATATTTCATACAATCACTTCACAGGTCCTGTCCCACAAACACTAATGAAGTTTCTGAACTCATCTCCATCATCATTCTTAGGCAACCCCAGCCTTTGTGTCAGTTGTCTTCCATCTGGTGGATTAACCTGCACCGGAAACAGCAATTTCAAGCCTTGTGACCTTCAATCAAGCAATAAAAAAGGTCTTAGTAGATTAGAAGTCGCAATGATATCCCTTGGATCCTCACTAGCTCTTGTTTTTATGCTTCTTGGATTggttcttgtgtttcttttcaGCGGAAGACTAAAGCAGGAAGCTGACACCTCTGCTCAAGAGGGATCATCTTCCCTGCTTAAAAAACTAATGGAGGCTACAGCAAATCTAGACGACCAGTATTTAATTGGGCGAGGAGCCCATGGAACTGTTTATACGGCCTCATTGAGCCCAGACAAAGTTTTTGCCGTGAAGAAGCTTGCATTTTCTGGGAATAAAGGAGGAAACCTAAGTATGGCTAGGGAAATTCAAACTGTTGGGAAGATTAGGCACCGGAATTTGGTGAGACTGGAAGAATTTTGGTTACGAAAGGACTATGGTTTAATCTTGTATCGGTACATGCAAAATGGGAGCCTTCATGATGTTTTACATGAAGTGAATCCACCACCAACACTAGAGTGGGGTGTCCGCTACAAAATAGCAGTTGGAACAGCACATGGATTGACATATCTCCATTTTGACTGTGATCCTCCTATAGTACACCGTGATATCAAGCCAAATAACATACTTTTAGACTCAGAGATGGAGCCTCATATTGCTGATTTTGGTATCGCCAAGCTTCTGGATCAGTCCTCTGCTTCAACCCCATCCATCTCAGTTGTGGGTACATTTGGTTATATTGCACCAG AAAATGCATACACAACAACAAAGGGTAAGGAGTCTGATGTGTATAGTTACGGGGTTGTTTTGCTCGAGCTGTTAACCCGAAAGAAGGCATTGGATCCATCATTCACGGAGGAAATGGATATTGTGAGTTGGGTCAGGTCCGTCTGGAGCAATACAGGAGAAATTGAAAAGATTGTTGATTCAAGCCTTATGGAGGAATTTTTGCATTCAGATATCATGGAACAAGTTATTGATGTGTTTGTGGTGGCTTTGAGATGCACTGAAAAGGAGCCAAGCAAGAGACCTACAATGAGAGACGTTGTCAGACAATTATTAGATGCCAGTACCCccatgaaaagtaaaaagaaacaaCCTATTTAA